Proteins encoded within one genomic window of Ferrimicrobium sp.:
- the rpsM gene encoding 30S ribosomal protein S13: MARIAGVDIPREKRVEISLTYIFGIGLTTSQQICAATEVSPDTRVRDLTDDEVLRLRTYIDQNLKVEGDLRRDVDQNIKRKIQIGCYAGIRHRRGLPVHGQRTHTNARTRKGPRKTVAGKKKVKR; this comes from the coding sequence ATGGCTCGTATAGCAGGAGTTGATATTCCAAGGGAAAAGCGAGTAGAGATCTCGCTTACCTATATTTTTGGTATCGGTCTTACCACGTCGCAGCAGATCTGTGCGGCAACTGAGGTGAGCCCGGATACTAGGGTGCGTGATCTGACCGATGACGAAGTGCTTCGGCTTCGTACCTACATCGACCAGAACTTGAAGGTTGAGGGTGACCTCCGCAGGGATGTCGACCAGAATATCAAGCGCAAGATCCAGATCGGATGTTACGCCGGTATTCGTCACCGCCGTGGGCTTCCGGTTCATGGACAACGGACGCATACCAATGCACGAACTCGCAAGGGTCCACGCAAGACGGTTGCGGGCAAGAAAAAGGTCAAGCGTTAA
- the rpmJ gene encoding 50S ribosomal protein L36 has protein sequence MKVRPSVKPICEKCKLIRREGRVLVICENPRHKQRQG, from the coding sequence ATGAAGGTTCGACCCAGCGTCAAGCCGATCTGTGAGAAGTGCAAGTTGATTCGCAGAGAAGGTAGGGTCCTCGTGATTTGCGAGAACCCGCGTCATAAACAACGGCAAGGATAG
- the rpsK gene encoding 30S ribosomal protein S11: protein MAKPRPGGRRPRKRERKNIARGVAYIHSSFNNTIVTITDPTGNVLAWASSGNVGFKGSRKSTPFAAQVAGETCAKRAMEHGVREVDVMLKGPGSGRETAHKALASAGIEIRSVRDVTPIPHNGCRPKKRRRV from the coding sequence ATGGCAAAGCCACGACCTGGAGGTAGGAGACCTCGTAAACGGGAGAGGAAGAATATAGCGCGCGGTGTCGCCTATATCCATTCCTCCTTTAACAACACCATTGTCACCATCACCGACCCCACCGGTAACGTTCTTGCGTGGGCGAGTTCGGGCAATGTGGGCTTCAAAGGTAGTCGCAAATCAACCCCGTTCGCCGCACAGGTTGCTGGTGAGACCTGCGCAAAGCGTGCGATGGAACATGGCGTGCGCGAGGTCGATGTCATGTTGAAGGGTCCAGGTTCTGGTCGTGAGACGGCTCATAAGGCGCTCGCATCGGCAGGTATTGAGATTCGGTCGGTGAGGGATGTGACGCCGATCCCGCACAATGGATGCCGACCAAAGAAGAGGAGAAGAGTGTAA
- the map gene encoding type I methionyl aminopeptidase, with amino-acid sequence MVRTEAELASMRKAGRVTAEMLAACRSAIRPGVTTVDLDRAARDVLERRGARSNFLGYHGFPAVICTSRNNVIVHGIPSDEEVLREGDIISIDAGAIVEGYHGDAAITVAVGEVPARVARLIEVTEASLWAGIGEMVQGNHLHDIGRAVEEVALGAHLGVIRDYVGHGIGTQMHEPPNVPNYWPGRPGPKLRVNEVYAVEPMLTLGGEDTVVLPDGWGVVTADGTWAAHFEHTIAITEEGPEVFTVLDDLP; translated from the coding sequence ATGGTTCGCACAGAGGCTGAGCTCGCATCGATGCGCAAAGCGGGACGTGTGACGGCGGAGATGTTGGCGGCTTGCCGGAGCGCTATTCGTCCCGGCGTTACGACCGTTGACTTGGATCGGGCAGCGCGCGATGTCTTGGAGCGGCGTGGGGCGAGATCGAATTTCTTGGGTTACCATGGCTTTCCTGCAGTCATCTGCACCTCGCGCAACAACGTCATTGTGCACGGTATCCCGAGTGATGAGGAGGTGTTGCGGGAGGGCGATATCATCTCGATCGACGCCGGAGCCATCGTCGAGGGTTACCATGGCGATGCTGCCATCACGGTTGCGGTCGGAGAGGTGCCCGCACGCGTTGCGCGATTGATCGAGGTGACTGAGGCATCGCTGTGGGCAGGGATCGGCGAGATGGTGCAGGGCAACCATCTCCACGACATCGGTCGGGCGGTTGAGGAGGTGGCGCTTGGGGCCCATCTGGGTGTGATCCGCGACTATGTCGGCCATGGTATCGGAACGCAGATGCACGAGCCTCCGAATGTCCCCAACTACTGGCCTGGGCGACCCGGCCCGAAGCTGCGTGTCAATGAGGTGTATGCAGTGGAGCCAATGCTTACCTTAGGTGGCGAGGATACTGTGGTGTTGCCCGATGGTTGGGGTGTCGTCACCGCCGATGGAACATGGGCGGCGCACTTCGAGCATACGATCGCGATCACCGAAGAGGGGCCGGAGGTCTTTACCGTGCTTGACGACCTTCCCTGA
- the rplQ gene encoding 50S ribosomal protein L17 produces MVPGRPKRGNRLGSDASHQRAMLANLCASLIAAESILTTDAKARALRPVVEKLVTKAKKGDLHQRRQVIAFLRDEDATKKLFDEVGPRYQNRQGGYVRILKRGPRHGDGAPMVVIEFV; encoded by the coding sequence ATGGTACCCGGCCGTCCAAAACGAGGCAACCGTCTCGGGAGTGATGCATCCCATCAGCGAGCGATGCTCGCCAATCTCTGTGCATCGTTGATCGCTGCAGAGTCAATCCTGACCACCGATGCCAAGGCCCGTGCACTACGCCCGGTGGTCGAGAAGTTGGTGACGAAAGCCAAGAAGGGTGATCTCCACCAGAGACGACAGGTCATTGCGTTTCTCCGTGATGAGGACGCGACAAAGAAGCTGTTCGATGAGGTCGGGCCACGATATCAAAATCGACAGGGTGGGTATGTGCGGATTCTCAAGCGTGGGCCGCGTCATGGTGACGGTGCGCCCATGGTCGTGATTGAGTTCGTCTAA
- the rpsD gene encoding 30S ribosomal protein S4: MARYTGPVCRLCRREKTKLYLKGPKCESAKCPITVGRFPPGEHGRDRQRQPSEYSIQLREKQKVRRTYGVMGRQFSKTYGEAAKQRGITGERLLQLLELRLDNVVYRAGWGSSRAQARQFVRHGHILVDGRRVDIPSYRVRATQEISLKESSRSLAVIEFNRDIVARTAPAWLEMAPSGFSARVLNTPLREQIDLDVREQLVVELFSK; the protein is encoded by the coding sequence GTGGCGCGATATACGGGGCCGGTCTGTCGGCTGTGCCGACGAGAGAAGACCAAGTTGTATCTAAAGGGCCCAAAGTGCGAGAGTGCGAAGTGCCCGATCACGGTCGGTCGGTTCCCTCCGGGGGAACACGGACGGGATCGGCAACGCCAGCCCTCCGAGTACTCGATTCAGTTGCGTGAAAAGCAGAAGGTTCGTCGTACCTATGGAGTGATGGGACGTCAGTTCTCCAAGACCTATGGGGAAGCTGCTAAACAGCGAGGTATCACCGGTGAGCGCCTGCTGCAACTGCTGGAGCTTCGACTCGACAATGTGGTCTACCGTGCGGGATGGGGGTCGTCGCGAGCACAGGCTCGTCAGTTCGTTCGCCACGGTCACATTCTGGTTGACGGGCGACGGGTGGACATCCCTAGCTATCGTGTCCGCGCGACGCAGGAGATCTCCTTGAAGGAGAGCTCACGCTCGCTCGCCGTGATCGAGTTCAACCGTGATATCGTCGCCCGGACAGCGCCCGCGTGGCTCGAGATGGCCCCATCGGGCTTCTCGGCACGGGTGTTGAATACGCCGTTGCGAGAGCAGATCGATCTCGATGTGCGAGAGCAGCTCGTCGTCGAGCTCTTCTCGAAGTAG
- the truA gene encoding tRNA pseudouridine(38-40) synthase TruA translates to MKWALVLAYDGSHFHGSAPQPQVETVVGSLLRALSLLKIEVADLALAGRTDTGVHARFQVVSLATSGLTPESFPRLQAILPEGIFLRAGMSVPEGFHARHSALWRQYRYRIRRATRDPLFPMAWPLAQGLDISAMIEVANWLGSVDEFDALCKANSAGGYRRRLHSIDIVEGEGFIDISVVGVSFCHQMIRRIVGALVQVGRGRWPAARVVEAVGSHDRAPLCELAPSRGLYLWRIGYQPTWEWAAKTVFDRGFDQDWVVIDRLELPFPLEWSAEAPYDLQPVPARTWYAREPDLSEPDLSEKE, encoded by the coding sequence GTGAAGTGGGCGCTGGTTCTCGCTTATGATGGATCGCATTTCCATGGTTCAGCGCCTCAACCGCAGGTAGAGACCGTCGTAGGCTCGTTACTACGGGCGCTCTCTCTACTCAAGATCGAGGTTGCCGATCTCGCCCTCGCAGGTCGGACCGACACCGGGGTGCATGCGCGGTTTCAGGTGGTTTCCCTGGCAACCTCCGGCCTCACCCCTGAGTCTTTTCCGCGGCTGCAGGCGATTTTGCCTGAGGGTATCTTTCTCCGCGCAGGGATGAGCGTACCTGAAGGGTTCCATGCCCGCCACTCTGCGCTCTGGAGGCAATACCGCTACCGTATTCGCAGGGCAACACGAGATCCACTCTTTCCGATGGCTTGGCCATTGGCGCAAGGCTTGGATATCTCCGCCATGATTGAGGTCGCTAATTGGCTCGGTTCCGTCGATGAGTTCGATGCGCTTTGTAAGGCCAACAGTGCCGGCGGCTACCGACGTCGACTCCATTCCATTGACATTGTCGAGGGTGAGGGTTTCATTGACATCTCAGTGGTTGGGGTGAGCTTCTGCCATCAGATGATACGACGCATTGTAGGTGCACTTGTCCAGGTTGGGCGCGGCCGATGGCCAGCTGCTCGTGTGGTAGAGGCCGTCGGGTCGCACGATCGCGCGCCACTCTGCGAGTTGGCCCCGTCCCGCGGTCTCTATTTATGGAGGATCGGTTACCAGCCGACCTGGGAGTGGGCGGCAAAAACCGTTTTTGATCGTGGTTTTGACCAAGACTGGGTAGTGATCGACAGGTTGGAGCTTCCCTTTCCCCTAGAATGGAGCGCCGAAGCTCCCTATGACCTGCAGCCGGTTCCAGCGCGAACATGGTATGCACGTGAGCCGGATTTGAGTGAGCCGGATTTGAGTGAGAAAGAGTAA
- a CDS encoding DNA-directed RNA polymerase subunit alpha translates to MLIIQRPRVEEVGEETANRQVFSVGPLEPGFGHSVGNALRRVLLSSVPGAAITQVRFDDALHEFTTIAGVKEDVIDIILNLKDIVLRCYSPDPVTIRLDVKGPATVHAGDFMLSSEVEVVNPELYVATVSDKGRLALDVVVEQGRGYVSAERNKRTNTIGIIPIDAIFSPIRNANYVVEPVRVGQATDYDQVIVDVETDGSLSPREALASAAGTLTGIFELVSELVADASRLVVADEVTAEERSPDFDLPIEELDLTERPRNCLKRAQINTIGDLVDRSADDLLAITNFGQKSLDEVAEKLAARNMSLRSDS, encoded by the coding sequence ATGCTCATAATTCAGCGACCAAGAGTGGAAGAGGTAGGCGAGGAGACCGCTAATCGTCAGGTCTTCTCCGTAGGCCCGCTTGAACCGGGATTTGGTCACTCTGTTGGCAACGCCCTGCGAAGGGTGTTGTTGTCGTCGGTGCCAGGTGCTGCCATCACGCAGGTACGTTTTGATGACGCACTGCATGAGTTCACGACGATCGCTGGGGTGAAGGAGGATGTGATTGACATTATTCTCAACCTCAAGGACATCGTTCTGCGCTGCTATTCACCGGATCCCGTGACTATTCGGCTCGATGTGAAGGGTCCGGCAACCGTGCATGCGGGAGATTTTATGCTCTCGTCTGAGGTCGAGGTCGTGAATCCGGAGCTCTATGTGGCAACCGTCTCCGATAAGGGAAGACTCGCGTTGGACGTCGTCGTTGAGCAGGGCCGTGGCTACGTGTCTGCGGAGCGCAACAAGCGCACGAACACCATCGGAATCATTCCGATCGATGCTATCTTCTCTCCGATTCGCAACGCGAACTACGTGGTGGAGCCGGTGCGGGTTGGACAGGCCACCGATTACGATCAGGTCATCGTCGACGTTGAGACCGATGGTTCGTTGTCGCCCCGTGAAGCACTCGCGTCAGCCGCCGGTACGCTCACCGGCATCTTCGAGCTCGTCTCGGAGTTGGTAGCGGATGCGAGCCGTCTGGTGGTCGCTGATGAGGTGACGGCAGAGGAGCGGTCTCCCGACTTCGATCTACCGATCGAAGAGCTCGATCTCACCGAGCGACCGAGGAACTGTTTGAAGCGGGCACAGATCAACACGATTGGTGATCTGGTCGACCGAAGCGCCGACGATCTCTTGGCCATTACCAACTTTGGACAAAAGTCGTTGGATGAGGTGGCAGAGAAGTTGGCAGCACGAAATATGTCCCTAAGGAGTGATAGCTAA
- the infA gene encoding translation initiation factor IF-1 codes for MAKGKEDTIVLEGTVVEPLPNAMFRVELENGLKVLAHSSGKMRMHRIRILPGDKVQVEFTPYDLARGRITYRYK; via the coding sequence CTGGCGAAAGGAAAAGAGGACACGATCGTCCTTGAGGGTACAGTGGTAGAGCCACTTCCCAATGCGATGTTTCGTGTAGAGCTCGAGAATGGTCTCAAGGTGCTAGCCCATAGCTCTGGGAAGATGCGAATGCATCGAATCCGGATCTTGCCAGGGGATAAGGTCCAGGTTGAGTTCACGCCGTACGACTTAGCACGTGGTCGTATTACCTACCGGTACAAATAA